A genomic window from Purpureocillium takamizusanense chromosome 2, complete sequence includes:
- a CDS encoding uncharacterized protein (EggNog:ENOG502SIYQ~TransMembrane:7 (o20-41i53-73o98-119i131-153o173-195i207-228o248-269i)) yields MHVSLDNLRPSAAEDQGPALWTTVTTFTVLAQVAVVGRLCARRLKGVSLAADDYLICLAQVQSWTLFGLFVGLRQHGLGKHRSTVPVPFLTTFYRFLYYYQIVYSITPPTIKLSLVFLYARLFPSPRFRTLLWLTGVIVAVWGVASMFISVFACDPIEAFWTRQGKCMRLRTFGIAYSIINIITDFAVWLMPIPAMWRVQLPLGQKIALSVIFLLGLFDCGAALGRPLSMLAHQNQDYTWEFSNGVKWAIIEICIGIICTCLPAMRTLLSFAWACRFGRTYSHDHTGMSRHSRTVRSATRPNTSDCNNPATHTRGYRGSDDYPSCDDGGDDGHSTGDERCLTTDWKKTRVSSDGGVELGSIKKEEAT; encoded by the exons ATGCACGTTTCTCTTGACAACCtcaggccctcggcggccgaagACCAGGGACCGGCGCTCTGGACCACCGTCACCACATTCACAGTACTGGcgcaggtcgccgtcgtcgggagGCTGTGTGCGCGGCGTCTTAAGGGGGTATCattggccgccgacgactaCCTCATCTGTCTCGCCCAG GTCCAGTCTTGGACACTTTTTGGCTTGTTCGTCGGGT TACGGCAACATGGACTCGGCAAGCACCGTTCTACCGTGCCTGTGCCTTTCCTCACCACGTTTTACCGCTTCCTCTACTACTACCAGATCGTGTACTCGATAACACCACCGACCATCAAGCTGTCTCTGGTATTCCTCTATGCACGGCTCTTCCCGTCGCCCCGCTTCCGCACCTTGCTATGGCTCACGGGCGtgatcgtcgccgtctgggGCGTTGCGTCCATGTTTATCAGCGTTTTCGCCTGCGACCCTATCGAGGCATTCTGGACACGCCAAGGGAAATGCATGAGGCTGAGAACATTTGGGATTGCCTATTCCATTATCAACATCATCACAGACTTCGCGGTGTGGCTGATGCCGATACCCGCCATGTGGAGGGTACAGCTGCCGCTGGGCCAGAAAATTGCCCTGAGCGTCATATTTTTACTCGGACTTTT TGACTGCGGCGCAGCCCTCGGCCGTCCTCTGTCCATGCTGGCCCACCAGAATCAGGACTACACCTGGGAATTTTCGAACGGCGTGAAATGGGCCATCATCGAGATATGCATCGGTATCATCTGCACATGCCTGCCGGCCATGCGCACCCTCTTGAGCTTCGCTTGGGCGTGCAGGTTCGGCAGGACCTACTCGCACGATCACACAGGCATGAGTCGCCACTCGAGGACTGTGcgcagcgcgacgcggccaaaTACCAGCGACTGCAACAATCCCGCAACCCATACCCGGGGGTATAGGGGCTCAGATGACTATCCGTCATGCGATGACGGCGGGGATGACGGCCACAGCACGGGGGACGAGCGGTGCTTGACGACTGACTGGAAAAAAACACGGGTCTCGAGCGAtggtggcgtcgagcttgggTCAATAAAGAAGGAAGAAGCTACATAG
- a CDS encoding uncharacterized protein (COG:S~EggNog:ENOG503NZK1) — translation MAKKLQIAAAGLGRMGKRHALNFLNRTPRAELVAAFSPDQEELAWGKVNLEPYGVTLYDDYQKMLEHPGLNAVVIGTATSVHAEEAIQAMRKDLHVLCEKPLSTNINVCRDVVAEARKRPHLKVMCGFSRRFDASYRDAYGKMDRGLIGRPSIIRSQTCDKHDPSGFFVEYAAWSGGVFVDMSIHDIDLTLWFFGDHIMPKSISAYGIRAVQPDLAKHNDFDNAVGVVEFWGGKIAYYYCSRMMAHGQEDTTEIIGTEGKLSVNGNPQINLVNHFHAGGITREVPHDYYGRFEMAFVQESNEFTEACLDNKPLPMKLSNAVKAVEIGAALQEALVHGKQIRFDETGRRLEGSKL, via the exons ATGGCAAAGAAACTCCAAATTGCTGCCGCCGGACTCGGCCGCATGGGCAAACGACATGCTCTCAATTTCCTCAACCGAACGCCTCGCGCAGAGCTCGTCGCTGCCTTCTCGCCGGACCAAGAGGAGCTCGCATGGGGCAAGGTCAACCTCGAGCCGTACGGCGTGACCTTGTACGATGATTATCAGAAGATGTTGGAGCACCCGGGGCTCaatgccgtcgtcatcggcacgGCGACTTCTGTTCATGCCGAAGAAGCCATCCAGGCAATGCGCAAAGACCTGCACGTCCTCTGCGAGAAGCCCTTGTCCACGAACATCAATGTG TGTCGAGATGTCGTTGCCGAGGCCAGGAAGAGGCCACACCTAAAGGTCATGTGCGGCTTCTCTCGCCGATTCGACGCCTCGTACCGAGATGCATACGGCAAGATGGATCGCGGCCTCATCGGAAGACCCTCCATCATCCGCAGTCAGACTTGCGACAAGCACGACCCATCAGGCTTCTTCGTCGAGTACGCTGCCTGGTCGGGCGGCGTTTTCGTCGACATGTCGATTCACGACATTGACCTAACGCTCTGGTTCTTCGGTGACCACATCATGCCCAAGTCTATCTCGGCGTACGGCATCCGCGCCGTGCAGCCCGACTTGGCCAAGCACAACGACTTCGACAACGcggtgggcgtcgtcgagtttTGGGGTGGCAAGATCGcgtactactactgctcGCGCATGATGGCGCACGGTCAGGAGGACACGACCGAGATCATCGGAACAGAGGGGAAGCTGTCTGTCAACGGCAACCCACAGATCAACCTCGTCAATCATTTCCACGCTGGCGGAATCACACGCGAGGTGCCGCATGATTATTACGGGCGCTTCGAAATGGCCTTTGTGCAAGAGTCCAATGAGTTCACCGAGGCGTGCCTGGACAACAAACCGTTGCCCATGAAGCTTAGCAACGCGGTCAAGGCCGTGGAGATTGGGGCAGCGTTGCAGGAGGCCCTGGTTCACGGAAAGCAGATTCGCTTTGATGAGACAGGGCGGCGCTTGGAAGGATCCAAGTTGTAG
- a CDS encoding uncharacterized protein (COG:E~EggNog:ENOG503PCAP), whose translation MTSYIVATPFEAYLPGLFISECFNDNPCTLAVSATALATFARRVKCDKYLDMARRNYSSALVRTNEALADTSAAVLDSTLAAVLLLGLFEAVVFQGGQAPTNWTAHTLGAMQLLRLRGKGQFKSHVSQKLYAQASNNIKTSCIQKSMPLPADFVAFNEEVGPLLDPGDPAIRISPVVDRMARIKAQALIKVDAHLIREAWQLDREIANFGQNMPSKMRYVTHNRSPPNPEAGSEFSYDYPNLRTAKVWNALRLLRQFLVTFISNSSQAELDVMGPDLQNTPSHDALLALRRYAVNNMGEISEQILATVPSFLESGLTERRFYPAARSLVWPLTIIESTGISYASHRELAALYLKELACDLNLPQAVHPDRDPGHKDDWLHLFHVG comes from the exons ATGACGTCGTATATTGTTGCCACGCCATTCGAGGCATACCTCCCCGGGCTTTTCATCTCGGAGTGCTTCAATGATAACCCCTGTACACTGGCTGTGTCCGCCACGGCGCTGGCCACGTTTGCACGCCGAGTGAAATGCGACAAGTACCTGGACATGGCTCGACGCAACTATTCATCGGCGTTGGTCCGTACCAATGAGGCACTGGCGGATACTTCGGCCGCCGTGTTAGACAGcactctcgccgccgtgctcctTTTGGGACTCTTTGAGGCCGTCGTGTTTCAAGGCGGACAGGCCCCGACGAATTGGACAGCACATACCTTGGGCGCGATGCAGCTTTTGCGTCTCAGAGGCAAGGGGCAGTTCAAGTCTCACGTCTCCCAAAAGCTGTACGcccaagcaagcaacaaCATTAAGACCAGCTGCATTCAAAAGTCAATGCCGCTTCCAGCCGACTTCGTCGCCTTCAATGAGGAGGTAGGGCCATTGCTGGATCCCGGAGACCCTGCGATCCGGATCTCACCAGTGGTAGATAGAATGGCGCGCATCAAAGCCCAAGCCCTGATCAAAGTGGATGCACACTTGATCCGGGAGGCCTGGCAGCTAGACCGCGAGATTGCCAACTTTGGTCAGAACATGCCGTCCAAGATGCGGTATGTCACGCACAATCGTTCGCCACCGAACCCGGAAGCCGGATCCGAATTCTCTTACGATTACCCCAACCTGCGCACGGCCAAGGTCTGGAACGCGCTTCGTCTGCTGCGGCAGTTTCTTGTTACCTTCATATCGAATTCGTcgcaggccgagctcgacgtgaTGGGCCCCGACCTGCAAAATACCCCTTCCCACGACGCCTTGCTGGCTCTAAGACGCTATGCTGTGAATAACATGGGCGAAATTTCTGAGCAAATTCTCGCCACCGTGCCGAGTTTTCTAGAGAGTGGTTTAACAGAGAGGCGATTCTATCCAGCGGCGAGGAGTCTTGTCTGGCCTCTCACCATCATCGAGTCCACGGGTATAAGCTATGCATCACATCGCGAGCTGGCTGCCCTATACCTGAAAGAATTGGCCTGTGACTTGAACCTGCCGCAGGCAGTGCATCCAGACCGGGATCCGGGACACAAGGACGACTG GCTGCATCTGTTTCACGTGGGATGA
- a CDS encoding Alpha-L-fucosidase (SECRETED:SignalP(1-18~SECRETED:cutsite=AHG-AA~SECRETED:prob=0.3305)~EggNog:ENOG503NWGI~CAZy:GH29~COG:G) has translation MFLSSLLTGSLLAALAHGAALTAEPAGDMMPRTDSRGPVLSIVAPNMTSKWLEKSDYVQIIEMFVENTDDREYVTAAHGLQISVKSSSLDTLVPGTLKRLAPKQSAIVQVGVKNKPGVKPGTACSADIVPEYRARHGGPAGKSAKVSGSCGIGDFEESVQSVQSHRSPDWFNDAKYGIFIHWGVYSAPAYGNVGDKENYAEWYWKWMNSKGDKTATYEYHLETYGKDFNYDDFFSNFTDKKFDPKAWVDLFSDAGAQYFVPTTKHHDGFALFNFSESISRRSSVHYGPKRDFIGDLFAAARKHQPHLRLGTYFSMPEWYNPAYKPYAKDSFLGGPPTNPYTGAELEYTGYVDVNDFVRDIQLPQMNTLAYEYSTDILWCDISGSPNNMTIMAAPWLNWARDHGRQVAFNSRCGLTGDFDTPEYTTNNETVEHKWESSRGMDPHSYGYNYQTPDDKYLTGENITRTLVDIVSKNGNFLLDIGPAHDGSIPEIMQKGLRDAGRWIKGHGEAIFNTRYWKVTPGLDPLRYTTTSDAFYIHHLGAPPASLSISEPVPYLPGDKVTVVGGSQHGKKVPVSWDGIGKLTLKLGDEIVKGDEYVWTFKIEYKSGDCTAPVTRNE, from the exons ATGTTCCTCTCAAGCCTCCTGACAGGCTCGCtacttgccgccctcgcccatgGAGCTGCACTCACGGCAGAGCCGGCGGGCGACATGATGCCTCGGACCG ACTCCCGCGGTCCGGTGCTCAGCATTGTCGCCCCCAACATGACTTCCAAGTGGCTAGAGAAGAGCGACTACGTCCAGATCATTGAGATGTTCGTCGAGAACACCGATGATAGAGAGTACGTTACGGCCGCCCACGGACTTCAAATATCGGTCAAATCGTCGTCCCTCGACACCTTAGTGCCCGGCACGCTGAAGCGCCTTGCGCCGAAGCAGTCTGCGATAGTGCAAGTCGGTGTCAAGAACAAGCCCGGCGTCAAGCCCGGCACCGCCTGCAGCGCGGACATTGTACCCGAGTACCGCGCAAGGCATGGCGGTCCTGCGGGTAAGTCGGCCAAGGTGtccggcagctgcggcaTCGGCGACTTTGAGGAGTCGGTGCAGAGCGTGCAGTCGCACAGGAGCCCGGACTGGTTCAACGACGCCAAGTACGGCATCTTCATCCACTGGGGCGTCTATTCCGCGCCTGCGTACGGCAAtgtcggcgacaaggagaacTATGCCGAATG GTACTGGAAGTGGATGAACAGCAAGGGCGACAAAACAGCAACGTACGAATACCATTTGGAGACGTACGGCAAGGACTTCAATTacgacgacttcttctccAACTTTACCGACAAAAAGTTTGACCCCAAGGCCTGGGTTGACCTCTTCTCCGATGCGGGAGCCCAGTATTTTGTCCCGACCACGA AGCATCACGACGGATTCGCCCTCTTCAACTTTTCAGAGTCCATCAGTCGCCGGTCATCTGTCCATTACGGCCCGAAGCGCGACTTCATTGGCGACCTCTTTGCGGCCGCGCGAAAGCATCAGCCACACCTCCGCCTGG GGACGTACTTTAGCATGCCGGAGTGGTATAATCCCGCATACAAGCCCTACGCCAAGGATAGCTTCCTCGGAGGCCCTCCGACAAACCCCTACACCGGTGCGGAGCTCGAGTACACCGGCTACGTCGATGTCAACGACTTTGTGCGCGACATCCAGCTACCTCAGATGAACACGCTCGCGTACGAGTACAGCACCGACATCTTGTGGTGCGACATCTCAGGTTCTCCCAATAACATGaccatcatggcggcgccgtggctcAACTGGGCGCGCGATCACGGCCGGCAGGTCGCCTTCAACAGTCGCTGCGGGCTCACGGGCGACTTCGACACGCCCGAGTACACGACTAACAACGAGACGGTCGAGCACAAGTGGGAGTCGAGCCGCGGCATGGACCCGCACTCGTACGGCTACAACTACCAGACCCCCGACGACAAGTACCTTACGGGCGAGAACATTACGCGCACGCTCGTCGATATTGTCAGCAAGAACGGCAACTTTCTTCTCGACATTGGGCCCGCGCACGATGGCTCGATCCCGGAGATTATGCAAAAGGggctgcgcgacgcgggGAGGTGGATCAAGGggcacggcgaggccatcttCAACACTCGCTACTGGAAGGTCACTCCCGGTCTTGATCCACTGCGAtacacgacgacgagcgatgCGTTTTACATCCACCATCTGGGTGCGCCCCCAGCTAGCCTGTCGATTTCGGAGCCGGTGCCGTATTTGCCGGGCGACAAGGTCACGGTCGTaggcggcagccagcacgGCAAGAAGGTCCCGGTGTCTTGGGACGGAATCGGAAAGCTGACCCTcaagctgggcgacgagatCGTCAAGGGGGACGAGTATGTATGGACATTCAAGATTGAGTACAAGTCGGGAGATTGCACGGCCCCCGTGACGAGAAACGAGTAG
- a CDS encoding uncharacterized protein (TransMembrane:7 (o6-27i39-60o66-90i110-129o149-168i180-204o216-237i)~EggNog:ENOG503P4MA), producing MALGDRGYLSIAELIVYVPASVFAFTVCSRHGWHRASGWLYTLILCVVRITGAICQLVTYSDDSEGLLRATLIIDSIGLSPLLFATLGMLSRLVDNINSKGASPFSANHFRLAHILIMLALILSIVGGTSGSSSGSGQIEPAATAKAGIALYFVAFAGLTAILVLTYGYRTSVPVQERRIPLAVAIAWPFILARLVYSALATFVHNHLFSVVSGSVAVHAGMAVAEEFVVVVIYLVLGFSLRKMAGEGHEELASRPWKLRQGGRRRRD from the exons ATGGCTCTCGGCGATCGGGGTTATCTCTCAATCGCGGAGCTCATCGTCTACGTACCAGCCTCCGTATTTGCCTTCACCGTCTGCTCGCGCCATGGGTGGCACAGGGCCTCGGGGTGGCTCTACACCCTCATCCTCTGCGTCGTGCGCATTACAGGAGCCATCTGCCAACTCGTGACGTACAGCGATGATTCGGAGGGGCTTCTGCGCGCAACGCTCATCATCGACTCGATTGGCTTATCTCCGCTTCTCTTTGCTACCTTGGGCATGCTCTCGAGACT TGTCGACAACATCAATTCCAAGGGCGCCAGCCCGTTCAGCGCGAATCATTTCCGGCTTGCTCACATCCTCATCATGTTGGCTCTCATTctcagcatcgtcggcggcacgagCGGATCCTCTTCGGGGAGCGGCCAAATCGagcccgcggccacggccaaggccggcatTGCTCTCTACTTTGTCGCCTTTGCGGGCCTGACTGCGATTCTGGTCCTGACATATGGGTATCGGACGTCGGTACCCGTCCAAGAACGCCGTATACCGCTCGCCGTGGCTATCGCGTGGCCATTCATCCTGGCACGGCTCGTATACTCGGCACTTGCCACCTTTGTCCACAATCACCTCTTCTCCGTCGTTTCAGGCAGTGTTGCCGTGCACGCTGGTATGGCTGTCGCAGAGGAATTtgtggtcgtcgtcattTATTTAGTCTTGGGATTTAGCCTAAGGaagatggcgggcgagggccatgaggagctcgccagccgcccgtgGAAGTTACGCCAGGGcggcagacgccgccgagactAA
- a CDS encoding uncharacterized protein (EggNog:ENOG503P7J9~SECRETED:SignalP(1-16~SECRETED:cutsite=AIA-AV~SECRETED:prob=0.7469)), which yields MRSFAILLTLVTGAIAAVIPTNTTDGVYVVTEDEFGNEIHKRISNPIHSVSEARSLLAESEKQLYGRDDWLANENTPEYSKYCGCGFTLPTGDTDAAVADIKIQMGSGKWFKNKAVYAIRGITVAFVCNRSDDRQAWASSGHITKLLARVSKACGSYVPGTCHQNQGNDGTTTANIGYMRWYSGLDFCDKAQGSDQHGC from the coding sequence ATGCGATCCTTTGCCATTCTCCTTACCCTCGTCACCGGGGCCATTGCCGCCGTCATCCCGACGAACACAACGGATGGCGTCTATGTTGtcaccgaggacgagttTGGCAACGAGATCCATAAACGCATCTCCAACCCTATCCATTCTGTTTCCGAGGCGCGATCACTTCTGGCGGAGAGCGAGAAGCAGCTCTATGGGCGCGACGACTGGCTGGCAAATGAGAATACTCCCGAATATTCAAAGTATTGCGGCTGCGGTTTCACTCTGCCCACAGGAGACACTGACGCTGCCGTGGCGGATATCAAGATTCAAATGGGCTCCGGCAAATGGTTCAAAAACAAGGCTGTGTATGCAATTCGGGGAATAACGGTTGCGTTCGTTTGCAACAGAAGCGATGATAGGCAGGCCTGGGCAAGCTCTGGCCACATTACCAAACTGCTGGCGAGGGTGTCAAAGGCTTGTGGAAGCTACGTGCCGGGCACTTGCCATCAGAACCAGGGTAATGATGGGACAACGACGGCCAACATTGGCTATATGAGGTGGTACTCGGGTCTCGACTTTTGTGACAAGGCTCAGGGCTCTGATCAACATGGCTGTTAG
- a CDS encoding uncharacterized protein (EggNog:ENOG503PZMI~COG:G): MAPIIVPANQPADRFYAGGTRISSFRDDPPCASHQPEDWVASTTCCHGCASLGLSRLPDGTLLADAVAAQPERWLGAEHVARYGADTKLLVKLLDAGQRLPVHAHPHVAWAARHLGLKHGKAEAWYILTPGCVWLALKEAVEDKALLELVEAGKGTQLLDKMHKIDVVPHQTLYVPPGTLHAIGEGVMVVELQEPSDLSVLCEWEGFQIDGLQHGHLGLGFATALTAVDTKARTRDEVMRLVTDGATGESVCAEESNEYFVLERLRVDGERFAHRGFAIMIVLDGSVSLATQKSEALALKKGSTVVIPHDDGELKLQGRADVLVARPPKSEIALACLFTIT; the protein is encoded by the exons ATGGCCCCCATCATCGTGCCCGCCAACCAGCCCGCCGACAGGTTCTATGCCGGCGGCACGCGCATCTCGTCCTTCCGCGACGACCCCCCCTGCGCCTCGCATCAGCCCGAGGACTGGGTAGCCTCCACCACATGCTGTCACGGCTGCGCGAGCCTAGGCCTCAGCCGTCTTCCGGATGGGACCTTGCTTGCGGACGCCGTGGCAGCGCAACCAGAGCGCTGGCTCGGCGCGGAGCATGTTGCTCGCTACGGCGCCGACACGAAGCTCCTCGTGAagctcctcgacgcgggCCAGCGTCTGCCCGTCCATGCCCACCCCCACGTGGCCTGGGCCGCGCGACATCTCGGCCTCAAACacggcaaggccgaggcTTGGTACATCCTGACGCCTGGCTGCGTATGGCTGGCGCTTAaagaggccgtcgaggacaaggccttgctcgagctggtcgaggcaGGAAAGGGTACGCAGTTGCTCGACAAGATGCACAAGATCGATGTCGTCCCGCACCAGACTCTGTACGTCCCACCGGGGACGCTGCACGCCATTGGAGAGGGTGTCATGGTCGTTGAGCTGCAGGAGCCCTCGGATCTTTCCGTGCTATGCGAGTGGGAAGGCTTCCAGATCGACGGACTGCAGCACGGACACCTGGGGCTGGGGTTCGCGACCGCGCTCACGGCTGTGGACACGAAGGCGCGGACCAGGGACGAAGTGATGCGGCTGGTCACCGacggggcgacgggcgagagcGTGTGTGCGGAGGAGTCGAACGAGTACTTTGTCCTTGAGAGGCTACGTGTGGACGGCGAGCGGTTCGCCCACCGTGGCTTTGCCATTATGATTGTGTTGGACGGAAGCGTGTCCCTGGCGACGCAAAAGTCGGAGGCTCTGGCGCTGAAGAAGGGATCGACCGTTGTGATCccccatgacgacggcgagctgaAGCTGCAAGGACGGgccgacgtgctcgtcgcgcGACCTCCAAA GAGTGAGATCGCGCTGGCCTGCTTATTCACGATTACTTGA
- a CDS encoding uncharacterized protein (COG:P~TransMembrane:12 (i53-77o97-117i124-144o150-171i183-205o211-233i300-318o338-358i370-389o409-430i442-463o475-496i)~EggNog:ENOG503P0NM), whose amino-acid sequence MTPPSSDEASQTHADQKDMLDKVNTFNGSTNHLEDPNDAAYDDSIEDTAPSRAVWLITFTVAMGGFLFGYDTGYISAVLVTIGADLGHKLSSKEQELITSLTSGGALIGALIAGLPADKYGRKLGIYIGCALFLAGSVIQAAAFHVAQMAVGRFVVGLGVGSAAMIVPLYIGEIAPAKYRGRMIAFDNMSVTLGQLVSYGLGAAFTDVSHGWRYMVAVGGVPPIVLAALLPFCPESPRQLIAHGHMDEANRVIAKVYPFATDEQVKAKTNHILCTIRAESMAEKSLWWQFKQLHCVPSNLRALIAACGAMAISQLGGFNTLMYYSGTLFALVGFDKPTLVSLVVGATNFVFTLFNMFIIDKVGRRRILNCTVIGMSFSMALTAVAFHFIPVSKDLVLEAKSVNWAGTLVLAMIIIYIGFYASGVATIGWIGTELLPTEVRALGTTMNTITCWGCNLIIASTFLSMMKGLTPSGAFGFYAGICFFGWVFLLCCYPEVKGLALEDVRQVFADGFGVRKAAAMQKELKAARRQTIV is encoded by the exons ATGACACCTCCGTCATCGGATGAAGCCTCGCAAACACATGCGGATCAAAAGGACATGCTGGACAAGGTAAACACGTTCAATGGCAGCACAAATCACCTGGAAGACCCCAATGATGCTGCCTACGACGACTCAATTGAAgacacggcgccgtcacgAGCAGTATGGCTCATCACCTTTACcgtggccatgggcggcttCCTTTTTG GTTACGACACGGGATATATATCCGCAGTGTTAGTTACGATAGGCGCCGACCTCGGCCACAAGCTCTCATCCAAGGAGCAAGAGCTCATCACCTCCCTCACATCTGGCGGGGCACTCATCGGCGCGCTCATCGCCGGTCTCCCTGCCGACAAGTACGGTCGTAAGCTTGGCATCTATATTGGATGCGCCCTATTCCTCGCTGGGTCGGTGATCCAGGCTGCCGCATTTCACGTTGCGCAAATGGCTGTGGGTCGCTTTGTAGTCGGGCTGGGAGTTGGCTCCGCGGCCATGATCGTG CCCCTGTACATTGGTGAAATCGCCCCCGCCAAGTATCGCGGTCGCATGATTGCGTTTGACAATATGAGCGTCACCCTCGGTCAGCTTGTGTCctacggcctcggcgccgccttcacGGACGTGTCCCACGGCTGGCGATATATGGTCGCTGTCGGCGGTGTTCCCCCCATCGTTTTGGCGGCGCTTCTGCCGTTTTGCCCCGAGTCTCCCAGACAACTGATTGCTCATGGGCACATGGACGAAGCGAACCGGGTCATCGCCAAAGTGTATCCCTTCGCCACGGATGAGCAGGTGAAGGCCAAGACAAATCACATTCTATGCACTATCCGCGCGGAATCCATGGCCGAGAAGAGCCTTTGGTGGCAGTTCAAGCAGCTCCATTGCGTGCCGTCCAACTTGAGAGCGCTCATCGCGGCGTGCGGTGCCATGGCTA TCTCCCAGCTCGGAGGCTTCAATACGCTCATGTACTATTCCGGCACCTTGTTTGCCTTGGTCGGCTTTGACAAACCTACCTTGGTTTCGTTGGTCGTGGGGGCGACCAACTTCGTCTTCACTCTTTTCAACATGTTCATCATCGACAAGGTGGGCCGGCGAAGGATTCTGAACTGCACTGTCATTGGCATG TCGTTTAGCATGGCTTTGACGGCCGTTGCATTCCACTTTATCCCCGTATCGAAAGACCTGGTGCTGGAAGCAAAGTCTGTCAACTGGGCTGGGACTCTGGTCCTCGCCATGATCATCATCTACATTGGATTCTACGCCAGCGGCGTTGCAACAATAGGATGGATCGGGACTGAGCTTCTGCCCACCGAAGTGCGCGCTCTGGGCACTACCATGAACACCATCACATGCTGGGGCTGCAACCTCATCATCGCGTCTACCTTTCTTTCCATGATGAAGGGCCTGACACCGAGCGGCGCGTTCGGCTTCTATGCGGGCATCTGCTTCTTTGGTTGGGTGTTTCTTCTCTGCTGCTATCCTGAAGTCAAGGGactcgcgctcgaggacgtcaGGCAGGTGTTTGCGGATGGCTTTGGTGTCCGGAAGGCCGCTGCGATGCAAAAGGAACTCAAAGCCGCGCGCAGGCAGACGATTGTTTGA
- a CDS encoding uncharacterized protein (COG:S~EggNog:ENOG503P0AZ), with translation MPGKGRTEGNDVEDDLTKWSHHVQAARSPGQGHGVLQFPFRDPKAAQYLMHFIHDLSPWVDICDPKRHFATEVPKRVCQFPLLAFSLLAFSSRQLSCKTGTLDPACEAYYSQAITILIELLNDPVQSVHENTLASIVLLRLYEEFSDVDLGTHLLGSARILDAASSFAAQGGLGEAASWIVLRQNLYVSLANCAPINMDLAHYRNSSAFLLEADDGSIANRAVLLCSQVLASTVCSTRQPPTLAEWTNLYDEASRWEESVPARFRPYYVENVSTKEPSRAFPLILLTRPAHVLGYQHFYLARLLLHVFDPRHWHPSLHAFSARSTAEHCALSDLRAFLGLAMSNPKAMTASFTAHHALHTCGCLLRNAENNERQAVLEFLRGVSKKSGWRIQKLTDKLNTEWST, from the exons ATGCCTGGCAAGGGCCGGACGGAGGGTAATGATGTCGAGGATGA CCTCACAAAGTGGTCTCACCATGTGCAGGCCGCTCGATCCCCTGGCCAGGGCCATGGAGTTCTGCAGTTCCCCTTTAGGGATCCCAAAGCTGCCCAGTACCTGATGCACTTTATCCACGACCTGTCTCCATGG GTTGACATTTGCGACCCCAAGCGGCACTTTGCCACCGAGGTGCCGAAGCGGGTATGCCAGTTCCCCTTGCTGGCGTTTTCATTGCTTGCCTTTTCCTCACGCCAATTGAGCTGCAAGACGGGAACTCTGGACCCTGCGTGTGAAGCGTATTACTCCCAGGCCATCACGATCCTGATTGAGCTGTTGAACGACCCGGTCCAGTCAGTCCACGAAAACACGCTTGCCAGTATCGTACTGTTGCGTCTGTACGAGGAGTTTTCGG ATGTTGACCTGGGCACCCACCTCCTCGGCAGCGCCAGGATCCTGgacgcggcgtcgagcttcgcGGCCCagggcgggctcggcgaggcggcaagTTGGATCGTCCTGCGGCAGAACCTCTACGTGTCGTTGGCCAACTGCGCTCCCATCAACATGGACCTCGCGCACTATCGCAACTCGAGCGCCTTCCTGCTAGAGGCAGACGACGGGTCCATCGCCAACCGCGCCGTGCTCTTGTGCAGCCAGGTGCTGGCCTCTACGGTGTGCTCGACTCGTCAGCCCCCGACTCTCGCAGAGTGGACGAACCTGTacgacgaggcgagcagATGGGAGGAATCTGTGCCTGCGCGGTTCCGGCCGTACTATGTCGAGAATGTGTCGACGAAAGAACCGAGCCGCGCGTTTCCTCTTATCCTACTGACACGGCCGGCTCACG TGCTCGGCTACCAGCACTTTTACCTCGCGCGTCTTCTGTTGCATGTCTTTGATCCACGACATTGGCACCCAAGCCTCCATGCATTCAGTGCCCGATCCACAGCAGAG CACTGTGCGCTCTCTGACTTACGCGCGTTTCTTGGCCTGGCCATGAGCAATCCCAAAGCCATGACCGCATCTTTTACAGCCCATCATGCACTCCATACGT GTGGCTGTCTGCTGCGCAATGCAGAAAACAACGAGCGGCAAGCGGTGCTCGAGTTCCTGCGGGGGGTGTCAAAGAAGTCCGGCTGGAGGATACAGAAGCTCACGGATAAGCTCAACACGGAATGGTCAACCTAG